One Actinoplanes missouriensis 431 DNA segment encodes these proteins:
- a CDS encoding MFS transporter, giving the protein MTVVEAPVRRRWMIAYGLAMVGVAAGWFGPIQILLPEQAARLAGEDGKEALLAFVTAWGAAVSMVANPLWGALSDRIGSRRLPIFVAGAGVGVVGLLVLAGADTRVTMVAGWCLVQAGLNGPLAALAAMIGDRVPERQRGTVGSIFGVAQIVGVVLGTALAVAVGQGAPGYVAVAIAVPALGAALLILHRDRRMPVAASVDAWTAPASTQHRGHVDSAGRVDSAARVDSAARVDSAGRDDLTGRVDSSTRAASSTRRSVHVKLRVTEQFAWAWLIRFLLNLSNALVLVYLFYYLSDRVGVADPALWVLILTVVNVVFAGIAGGFGGVLSDRWERRRVFVAVAAVVIAAGATLMAFVPVTGVVIAASVLVGIGWGAYIAVDMAVMTHVLPDAETRATMLGVANIAGTLPQLIAPVVAAPIVTGLGGYPALYLLTGVAALLALTALPRLRELP; this is encoded by the coding sequence GTGACAGTGGTCGAGGCACCGGTCCGCCGCCGCTGGATGATCGCCTATGGCCTGGCCATGGTCGGTGTGGCGGCGGGCTGGTTCGGTCCGATCCAGATCCTGCTCCCGGAGCAGGCTGCACGGCTGGCCGGTGAGGACGGCAAGGAGGCTCTGCTCGCATTCGTGACCGCGTGGGGCGCCGCTGTGTCGATGGTGGCGAATCCGCTCTGGGGCGCCCTCTCCGACCGGATCGGATCACGCCGGTTGCCGATCTTCGTGGCCGGCGCCGGGGTTGGTGTCGTCGGTCTGCTGGTGCTGGCCGGTGCGGACACCCGGGTGACGATGGTGGCCGGCTGGTGTCTGGTGCAGGCGGGGTTGAACGGGCCGCTTGCCGCGCTGGCCGCGATGATCGGCGACCGGGTGCCGGAACGACAGCGCGGCACGGTCGGATCGATCTTCGGGGTGGCGCAGATCGTCGGGGTGGTGCTGGGTACCGCGTTGGCTGTCGCGGTGGGGCAAGGCGCGCCGGGTTACGTGGCGGTGGCGATCGCGGTGCCGGCGCTCGGCGCAGCCCTGTTGATCCTGCACAGGGACAGACGCATGCCCGTGGCGGCAAGTGTTGACGCATGGACCGCACCGGCATCAACTCAACACAGAGGACACGTTGATTCAGCTGGACGTGTTGATTCAGCTGCACGTGTTGACTCGGCTGCACGTGTTGATTCAGCGGGACGCGACGACTTGACTGGACGTGTTGATTCGTCAACACGTGCGGCCTCGTCGACGCGTCGGTCTGTACACGTCAAGCTTCGCGTCACGGAGCAGTTCGCCTGGGCGTGGCTGATCCGGTTCCTGCTCAACCTGAGCAACGCGCTCGTCCTCGTCTACCTCTTCTACTACCTGTCCGACCGGGTCGGCGTCGCCGACCCGGCCCTCTGGGTGCTGATCCTGACCGTCGTCAACGTCGTGTTCGCCGGCATCGCGGGTGGATTCGGCGGCGTTCTCTCGGACCGGTGGGAACGACGTCGCGTGTTCGTCGCGGTCGCCGCCGTGGTGATCGCGGCCGGCGCCACGTTGATGGCGTTCGTGCCGGTGACCGGCGTCGTGATCGCCGCGTCCGTACTTGTCGGGATCGGCTGGGGCGCCTACATCGCGGTCGACATGGCGGTGATGACGCACGTGCTGCCGGACGCCGAGACCCGCGCCACGATGCTCGGCGTCGCCAACATCGCCGGCACCCTGCCCCAGCTCATCGCCCCGGTCGTGGCCGCGCCGATCGTCACCGGCCTCGGTGGATACCCGGCGCTGTACCTGCTGACCGGGGTAGCGGCGCTGCTGGCGCTGACAGCCCTGCCGCGCCTGCGCGAACTCCCATAG
- a CDS encoding glycoside hydrolase family 1 protein: protein MHIQFPPGFRFGMSTSAYQIEGTNGLVPSIWDTFAARPGTIRHGENAGVAIDHVNRYAEDVRHIADAGTHDYRFSFSWPRVLSGGIGFYDRLVDALLEAGVRPVPTLYHWDLPQNLEDAGGWLNRDTAHRLADCAGTLVQRLGDRVRDWITMNEMNVHTLYGYALTDHAPARGLGLEALPAAHHQLLAHGLAVQVLRTHGAATVGVANQHFPVVPASEDPADLMAAGLFEELTNWTFSDPILRGAYPSELITAGIGTSGAQLDRDLELIRARLDFYGLNYYEPTMIEAPKAGKDYSGVLEVDIPDGMPFSPVPVKSDERTDFGWAIVPSGLTEILVTLKDRYPNLPPVVITENGASFHDAPPGPDGRVHDERRISYLDAHLRAVAEAITAGVRVDGYYVWSALDNFEWAAGYDERFGLIYVDKSSLERTRKDSWYWYRDLIAAQR, encoded by the coding sequence TTGCACATCCAGTTCCCACCCGGTTTCCGGTTCGGCATGTCAACCTCGGCCTACCAGATCGAGGGCACGAACGGCCTGGTCCCGAGCATCTGGGACACGTTCGCGGCGCGGCCCGGGACGATTCGGCACGGCGAGAACGCGGGGGTCGCGATCGACCACGTGAACCGATACGCCGAGGACGTCCGGCACATCGCCGACGCCGGTACGCACGACTACCGGTTCTCGTTCTCCTGGCCGCGGGTGCTCTCCGGCGGGATCGGCTTCTACGACCGGCTCGTCGACGCGCTGCTCGAAGCCGGGGTACGGCCGGTGCCGACGCTCTACCACTGGGATCTGCCGCAGAACCTGGAGGACGCCGGCGGCTGGCTGAACCGGGACACCGCGCACCGCCTCGCCGACTGCGCCGGCACGCTGGTGCAGCGACTCGGCGACCGGGTTCGCGACTGGATCACGATGAACGAGATGAACGTCCACACCCTGTACGGGTACGCGCTCACCGACCACGCCCCCGCCCGTGGGCTCGGGCTGGAGGCGCTGCCCGCGGCGCACCACCAGCTGCTCGCCCACGGTCTGGCCGTGCAGGTGCTGCGGACGCACGGCGCCGCCACGGTCGGGGTGGCGAATCAGCACTTCCCGGTCGTCCCGGCCAGTGAGGATCCGGCGGATCTGATGGCGGCGGGACTGTTCGAGGAGCTCACGAATTGGACGTTCTCCGACCCGATCCTGCGTGGCGCGTACCCCAGTGAACTGATCACCGCCGGGATCGGCACCTCCGGCGCGCAGCTGGACCGTGATCTGGAGCTGATCCGCGCGCGACTGGACTTCTACGGGCTCAACTACTACGAGCCGACGATGATCGAGGCGCCGAAAGCCGGCAAGGACTACTCCGGCGTACTCGAAGTGGATATTCCGGATGGTATGCCGTTCTCCCCGGTGCCGGTGAAGAGCGACGAGCGTACCGATTTCGGGTGGGCGATCGTGCCGTCCGGGCTCACCGAGATCCTGGTGACGCTGAAGGACCGCTATCCGAACCTGCCGCCCGTAGTGATCACCGAGAACGGGGCCTCGTTCCATGACGCGCCGCCCGGCCCGGACGGCCGGGTGCACGACGAGCGCCGCATCTCCTATCTGGACGCCCACTTGCGCGCGGTGGCAGAGGCGATCACAGCGGGGGTACGGGTTGACGGGTACTACGTCTGGTCGGCGCTCGACAATTTCGAGTGGGCAGCCGGCTACGACGAGCGCTTCGGACTGATATATGTCGACAAGTCGAGCCTGGAGCGCACCCGCAAGGACTCCTGGTACTGGTACCGCGACCTGATCGCGGCTCAGCGCTGA
- a CDS encoding TetR/AcrR family transcriptional regulator has protein sequence MPRLVDHDRRKAELLAAAWRVVRARGVEGTTTRAIADEAGCSLSVLAHFLGGKDDILVAAQKAVYDRIVERAFRIGGDLFGLDGLRAALEAVLPLDEERAADAHVNVAFAGAALSHPRLAESRRLSHQEIRVHLVNCLREARELGELRAGVDDESVIDDFIILVEGSTLLSLVDGWAEEGRAERLTRLATQFVDQLQRADTLQR, from the coding sequence GTGCCGAGGCTCGTCGATCACGACCGGAGAAAGGCTGAGCTGCTCGCCGCGGCGTGGCGGGTGGTCCGCGCCCGCGGGGTGGAAGGCACCACGACCCGCGCCATCGCCGACGAGGCCGGTTGTTCGCTGAGCGTGCTGGCCCACTTCCTGGGCGGCAAGGACGACATCCTGGTCGCCGCGCAGAAAGCGGTCTACGACCGGATCGTGGAGCGAGCTTTCCGGATCGGCGGTGACCTGTTCGGGCTGGACGGCCTGCGTGCCGCGCTCGAAGCGGTGCTGCCACTGGACGAGGAGCGTGCCGCCGACGCCCACGTCAACGTCGCGTTCGCCGGCGCCGCGCTCTCCCACCCCCGGCTCGCCGAGTCGCGCCGCCTGTCACACCAGGAGATCCGGGTGCACCTGGTGAACTGTCTGCGCGAGGCACGGGAGCTGGGTGAGCTACGGGCCGGAGTGGACGACGAGTCGGTGATCGACGACTTCATCATCCTGGTGGAGGGCAGCACGCTGCTCAGCCTCGTGGACGGGTGGGCCGAGGAGGGCCGCGCGGAGCGCCTGACCCGCCTCGCCACACAGTTCGTCGACCAGCTTCAGCGGGCCGACACGCTTCAGCGCTGA
- a CDS encoding MFS transporter, producing the protein MDDESGTGMTAASRARLIGAGYAAQGLGYAAVVTALPAFKDRQGIDDTFVSAILLLVCVAAAGGSMLADRIATRWGSRYALASGLLLVSAGLAGATLATPNAVFTAILLAYGVGLGAVDASLSMQGVLVQARLGRSVMSRLFAAYTAAAIAAALLMSGVLESGAGAELAVGVAAVFAALIGVIGWRLFEPGRTLRSAAVHPHGGRAIRPIVLVCGMLIFTAFLVDSAVSTWSSVYLHDSLAAASSVAPLGYAAYQAAVLVSRLVADHVMPRAGRLMVAVGGLAVCGIGCGLVALLPSVGAAVTGFAISGIGVGVLVPLAFSAAGEAAAENSDEVIAKVNLFNYGGALVGAVLFGALSEPIGLQIAFLIPVVAVVLTLPLARRLNHLTIAAPAAKPAG; encoded by the coding sequence ATGGACGACGAGAGCGGTACCGGGATGACGGCCGCGTCCCGGGCCCGGCTGATCGGCGCGGGTTACGCGGCTCAGGGTCTTGGCTATGCCGCGGTGGTCACCGCGCTCCCGGCGTTCAAGGACCGGCAGGGCATCGACGACACGTTCGTCTCGGCGATCCTGCTGCTGGTCTGCGTGGCCGCGGCCGGCGGTTCGATGCTGGCCGACCGGATCGCCACCCGCTGGGGCAGCCGGTACGCTCTCGCCTCCGGATTGCTGCTGGTCTCGGCGGGTCTGGCCGGGGCCACTCTCGCCACGCCGAACGCGGTGTTCACGGCCATCCTGCTGGCCTACGGCGTCGGCCTGGGCGCGGTCGACGCATCGCTGAGCATGCAGGGCGTGCTGGTGCAGGCACGGCTCGGGCGCAGCGTGATGAGCCGGCTCTTCGCGGCGTACACGGCGGCTGCGATCGCCGCCGCGCTGCTGATGTCCGGTGTGCTGGAAAGCGGCGCGGGCGCCGAGCTGGCGGTCGGCGTGGCCGCGGTCTTCGCGGCGCTGATCGGCGTGATCGGCTGGCGCCTCTTCGAACCCGGCAGGACCCTGCGGTCGGCCGCGGTGCACCCGCACGGTGGCCGCGCGATCCGCCCGATCGTGCTGGTCTGCGGCATGCTGATCTTCACGGCGTTCCTGGTTGACTCGGCCGTCAGCACGTGGAGCTCGGTCTACCTGCACGACTCGCTCGCCGCGGCCTCCTCGGTGGCGCCGCTCGGTTACGCGGCCTACCAGGCAGCCGTCCTGGTGAGCCGTCTCGTCGCCGACCACGTGATGCCCCGGGCCGGCCGCCTCATGGTCGCCGTCGGCGGCCTGGCAGTCTGCGGGATCGGCTGCGGGCTGGTGGCGCTGCTGCCGTCGGTCGGCGCCGCGGTCACCGGTTTCGCCATCTCCGGGATCGGGGTGGGCGTGCTCGTCCCGCTGGCGTTCAGCGCGGCCGGCGAGGCCGCCGCCGAGAACAGCGACGAGGTGATCGCCAAGGTGAACCTCTTCAACTATGGCGGCGCCCTGGTCGGCGCGGTGCTGTTCGGCGCCCTGTCCGAGCCGATCGGGCTGCAGATCGCCTTCCTCATCCCGGTGGTCGCGGTGGTCCTGACGCTTCCCCTGGCCCGCCGCCTCAATCACCTCACCATCGCCGCACCGGCAGCGAAACCCGCTGGCTAA
- a CDS encoding futalosine hydrolase — protein MTPYKILVVTAVDAEAAAIRAGLDPDLIVVDAVGVGPAAAAAGTARLLATGAYRAVISAGIAGGFAGRVPVGGTVLATRSIAADLGAETPDGFLPVEELGFGSSVLECDPVLLKALSATLPHAITGDVLTLSTVTGTQATADRLADRFPEAVAEAMEGFGVASAAAAASVPFAELRTISNAVGPRDRSAWRMAEAFAALRAAAPALIIS, from the coding sequence GTGACCCCGTACAAAATCTTGGTGGTGACCGCGGTTGACGCGGAGGCCGCAGCGATCCGCGCGGGTCTCGACCCCGATCTGATCGTGGTCGACGCCGTCGGCGTCGGCCCGGCGGCCGCCGCCGCCGGAACCGCGCGCCTGCTCGCGACAGGCGCCTACCGAGCCGTGATCAGCGCCGGGATCGCCGGTGGGTTCGCCGGTCGGGTCCCGGTCGGCGGCACCGTGCTCGCCACCCGCAGCATCGCGGCTGACCTGGGTGCCGAGACCCCGGACGGGTTCCTGCCGGTGGAGGAGCTGGGGTTCGGCAGCAGCGTGCTGGAGTGCGATCCGGTGCTGCTCAAGGCCCTGAGCGCGACCCTCCCGCACGCGATCACCGGCGATGTCCTGACGCTGAGCACGGTGACCGGCACGCAGGCGACCGCGGACCGGCTGGCGGACCGCTTCCCGGAGGCGGTCGCGGAAGCCATGGAGGGGTTCGGGGTGGCGAGCGCTGCCGCCGCTGCCTCCGTGCCCTTCGCCGAGCTGCGGACGATCTCGAACGCGGTGGGGCCGCGGGACCGGTCGGCGTGGCGGATGGCCGAGGCGTTCGCTGCGCTCCGGGCCGCCGCTCCCGCGCTGATCATTTCGTAA
- a CDS encoding MFS transporter gives MPLLPTLGRTVGTGVKAVRLVVRGSMRGSAWATRRVGTARARGAANEVGMIRLFDLHAVSCAGDALIAIGLAGTIFSVPLGEARSKVGLYLLITMVPFALLAPVVGPLLDHFRHGRRYALAVTMLGRAFLAYVMSDNLLGWGLYPAAFAVLAFSRAYGVARSAAVPRLLPAGVGLSQVGARASVYGTFAGIVVAPIGLLAFKFGPQWPLRVATIIFMVGVVIALKLPPRADSDPPEEMPRAWRAVFRTAGSGRPLAERLVLASLIGSSSLRLLYGFLLLFLTFAIMGNDLPSSFLGFELNRGAAVGVVGGALAVGTFLSTAAGTGLRIRRPLALQSSGLVVTAGVAVLTTIFYNLAMVTLLALLTAIFSGIAKLAVDASIQERVPEQQRATAFAHSETALMLAWVAGGGLGIIPLPGRMGIGLAALLAVLAAARAAWAAARLHNERLSGRPDNPPGVRGDDPSREPVMEAVDPWADTAPVSAATAAPSQRGTGPAGAQRGTDPAGAQRRTDPAGAQRQTDTTAVQRDADTTAGRRGPDTTLIEPPPSRKRWFGRRKAKAPAAPPETTWTPPHPERPTRPERPTRREEAEAEPPTVRYRGGDGSGTTPPRPTNAGAPPGYHVYRPSGTGYGSRDVDPDAGEDS, from the coding sequence ATGCCGCTGCTTCCCACACTCGGACGCACCGTCGGCACCGGCGTGAAGGCCGTCCGGCTGGTGGTGCGTGGCTCGATGCGCGGAAGCGCCTGGGCCACCCGCCGGGTCGGCACGGCCCGGGCGCGCGGCGCCGCCAACGAGGTCGGCATGATCCGGCTGTTCGACCTGCACGCCGTCTCCTGCGCCGGCGACGCGCTCATCGCCATCGGACTCGCCGGGACGATCTTCAGCGTCCCGCTCGGCGAGGCCCGCAGCAAGGTGGGGCTCTACCTGCTCATCACGATGGTCCCGTTCGCGCTCCTCGCGCCTGTGGTCGGGCCGCTGCTCGACCACTTCCGGCACGGGCGGCGCTACGCGCTGGCGGTCACGATGCTGGGCCGGGCCTTCCTCGCCTACGTGATGTCGGACAACCTGCTCGGCTGGGGGCTCTATCCGGCCGCGTTCGCCGTGCTCGCCTTCTCCCGGGCCTACGGCGTGGCCCGATCAGCGGCCGTGCCACGCCTGCTCCCGGCCGGGGTGGGCCTGTCCCAGGTGGGCGCGCGAGCCAGTGTGTACGGGACGTTCGCCGGCATCGTGGTGGCGCCGATCGGCCTGCTGGCGTTCAAGTTCGGGCCACAGTGGCCGCTGCGCGTCGCCACGATCATCTTCATGGTCGGCGTGGTGATCGCGCTCAAGCTGCCGCCGCGCGCCGACTCCGATCCGCCGGAGGAGATGCCGCGCGCGTGGCGTGCGGTTTTCCGGACCGCCGGCTCCGGCCGCCCGCTGGCCGAGCGCCTGGTCCTGGCGAGCCTGATCGGCAGCTCCAGCCTGCGCCTTCTCTACGGCTTCCTGCTGCTTTTCCTGACTTTCGCGATCATGGGGAACGACCTGCCCAGCTCGTTCCTCGGGTTCGAGCTGAACCGGGGCGCCGCAGTCGGCGTGGTCGGTGGCGCGCTCGCCGTCGGCACGTTCCTCTCCACCGCGGCCGGCACCGGTCTGCGCATCCGCCGGCCGCTCGCGCTGCAGTCCAGCGGTCTGGTGGTGACCGCCGGCGTCGCCGTGCTCACCACGATCTTCTACAACCTCGCGATGGTCACCCTGCTGGCCCTGCTCACCGCGATCTTCAGCGGCATCGCGAAGCTCGCGGTCGACGCCAGCATCCAGGAGCGCGTCCCGGAGCAGCAGCGGGCCACCGCGTTCGCCCACTCGGAGACGGCGCTCATGCTGGCCTGGGTGGCCGGCGGCGGCCTCGGCATCATCCCGCTTCCCGGCAGGATGGGCATCGGGCTCGCCGCGCTGCTGGCGGTGCTCGCCGCGGCACGCGCCGCGTGGGCGGCCGCCCGATTGCACAACGAGCGCTTGTCCGGCCGTCCCGACAACCCCCCGGGGGTACGCGGTGACGACCCCTCCCGTGAGCCCGTCATGGAAGCGGTCGATCCCTGGGCCGACACCGCACCCGTGTCGGCGGCCACTGCGGCGCCCAGCCAGCGCGGAACCGGCCCCGCAGGCGCGCAGCGCGGAACTGATCCCGCAGGCGCGCAGCGTCGGACCGATCCCGCAGGCGCGCAGCGTCAAACCGACACCACGGCCGTCCAGCGCGACGCCGACACCACGGCCGGGCGGCGCGGGCCGGATACGACGCTCATCGAGCCGCCGCCCAGCCGGAAGCGCTGGTTCGGCCGCCGCAAGGCGAAGGCGCCGGCCGCACCACCCGAGACCACGTGGACGCCGCCCCACCCGGAGCGGCCCACGCGACCCGAGCGGCCCACCCGGCGGGAGGAGGCCGAGGCGGAGCCGCCCACGGTTCGATACCGCGGCGGCGACGGCAGCGGCACCACACCACCCCGGCCGACAAATGCCGGAGCGCCGCCGGGATACCACGTCTACCGGCCCTCCGGCACGGGTTACGGTTCGCGGGATGTCGATCCTGATGCCGGTGAGGACTCGTGA
- a CDS encoding DUF3027 domain-containing protein: protein MGTRCGAPGGVGNNGRVTSRTAARAARLDQVCADAVGVARGAITEVDASDVGEHLEVIAEGDRLVTHFFESHLAGYQGWRWAVTVTRVPRSRHVTVCETVLLPGPDALLAPGWVPWNERVQPGDLGVGDLMPTAPDDDRLAPGYVLSDDPAIEEVSWELGLGRPRVMSREGRAETAQRWYDGDAGPEAPISTAAPRNARCGTCGFYLPLAGSMRPMFGVCGNLYAPDDGRAVSADHGCGAHSEALLTAPEQPVEELPTVYDDSEVEAMAVSRGHGSVESGEPAEDYGHS, encoded by the coding sequence ATGGGGACTCGTTGCGGTGCACCGGGTGGGGTAGGCAACAATGGGCGGGTGACCTCCAGGACTGCCGCCCGCGCCGCCCGACTCGACCAGGTCTGTGCCGATGCTGTCGGGGTGGCTCGTGGCGCCATCACCGAAGTGGACGCGAGTGACGTCGGTGAGCACCTCGAGGTGATCGCCGAGGGTGACCGGCTGGTGACCCATTTCTTCGAGAGCCACCTCGCCGGTTACCAGGGCTGGCGCTGGGCGGTCACGGTGACCCGGGTCCCGCGCAGCCGGCACGTGACGGTCTGCGAGACCGTGCTGCTGCCCGGCCCCGACGCGCTGCTCGCGCCCGGCTGGGTGCCGTGGAACGAGCGGGTCCAGCCCGGTGACCTCGGTGTCGGTGACCTCATGCCGACCGCGCCCGACGACGACCGGCTCGCTCCGGGCTATGTGCTCAGCGACGACCCGGCGATCGAGGAGGTCTCCTGGGAGCTCGGCCTGGGCCGTCCCCGGGTGATGTCCCGCGAGGGCCGGGCCGAGACCGCCCAGCGGTGGTATGACGGCGACGCCGGCCCGGAAGCGCCGATCTCCACCGCCGCCCCGCGCAACGCCCGCTGCGGCACCTGTGGCTTCTATCTGCCGCTGGCAGGTTCGATGCGCCCCATGTTCGGTGTCTGCGGCAACCTCTACGCGCCGGACGACGGCCGCGCGGTCAGCGCCGACCACGGCTGCGGCGCGCACTCCGAGGCGCTGCTCACCGCCCCTGAGCAGCCGGTCGAGGAGCTTCCCACGGTTTACGACGACAGCGAGGTCGAGGCCATGGCGGTCAGCCGTGGGCACGGCTCGGTGGAGTCGGGCGAGCCGGCCGAGGATTACGGCCACAGCTAG
- a CDS encoding DUF2530 domain-containing protein has protein sequence MVPFALAGTAAFAVALLLTWLAGAPDHWVEISLAGLLWGIPGTLTMVVHDRNRKRRRTLTHPEFRVTD, from the coding sequence ATGGTCCCGTTCGCCCTCGCCGGCACGGCTGCCTTCGCCGTCGCCCTGCTGCTCACCTGGCTCGCCGGGGCGCCCGATCACTGGGTGGAGATCAGCCTGGCCGGCCTGCTCTGGGGCATCCCGGGCACGCTGACGATGGTCGTGCACGACCGGAACCGCAAGCGCCGCCGCACACTGACCCACCCGGAGTTCCGGGTCACCGACTAG
- a CDS encoding NCS2 family permease yields the protein MSIATEPTSKFDRFFEITARGSTLSREIRGGIVTFFTMAYIVVLNPLILAGGTDSTGAQLPIAALAAGTALVAGLMTILMGVVARFPLALAAGLGVNALVAYEIAPEMTWADAMGLVVIEGVLIAILVLTGLRTAVFRAVPTQLKTAIGVGIGLFLMIIGLVDAGFVHRVPDAANTTVPVELGIGGKLMTWPSLVFAVGLLFTLVLFVRKVKGAILIGILGTTVLAIIVEAIAGVGSVVTNPHGWSLNVPTLPDKIIDTPDLSLIGQFNVLDSWSTAGWLVVLMFIFTLLITDFFDTMGTMVAVGQEGELLDKEGMPPRTREILLVDSVAAAAGGAASVSSNTSYVESASGVGEGARTGVASLVTGVLFLFAMFFAPLVKVVPFEAASTALVVVGFLMISTVTKIDWTDYTIAVPAFLTVTLMPFTYSISNGIGAGVISYVILKAFTGKAREIHPILYGVAALFVLYFARGPLESWVL from the coding sequence ATGTCCATAGCTACCGAGCCGACGAGCAAGTTCGATCGGTTCTTCGAGATAACCGCCCGCGGCTCGACCCTGAGCCGGGAGATCCGCGGTGGCATCGTCACGTTCTTCACGATGGCGTACATCGTCGTGCTGAACCCACTGATCCTCGCCGGGGGAACCGACTCCACCGGCGCGCAGCTGCCGATCGCCGCGCTGGCGGCCGGCACCGCGCTCGTCGCCGGTTTGATGACCATCCTGATGGGCGTGGTCGCACGCTTCCCGCTGGCGCTCGCCGCCGGCCTCGGCGTGAACGCGCTCGTCGCGTACGAGATCGCGCCCGAGATGACCTGGGCCGACGCGATGGGCCTGGTCGTCATCGAGGGTGTGCTGATCGCCATCCTGGTGCTGACCGGCCTGCGTACCGCCGTGTTCCGGGCGGTGCCGACCCAGCTGAAGACCGCGATCGGCGTGGGCATCGGTCTCTTCCTCATGATCATCGGCCTGGTGGACGCCGGGTTCGTGCACCGCGTGCCGGACGCCGCCAACACCACCGTCCCGGTCGAGCTGGGCATCGGCGGCAAGCTGATGACCTGGCCCTCGCTGGTCTTCGCGGTCGGCCTGCTCTTCACGCTGGTGCTCTTCGTCCGCAAGGTGAAGGGCGCCATCCTGATCGGCATCCTCGGCACCACCGTCCTGGCGATCATCGTCGAGGCGATCGCCGGGGTCGGCTCGGTCGTCACCAACCCGCACGGCTGGTCGCTCAACGTCCCGACGCTGCCCGACAAGATCATCGACACCCCTGACCTGTCGCTGATCGGGCAGTTCAACGTGCTGGACTCGTGGTCGACGGCCGGCTGGCTGGTCGTGCTGATGTTCATCTTCACGCTGCTGATCACCGACTTCTTCGACACCATGGGCACGATGGTCGCGGTCGGCCAGGAGGGTGAGCTCCTCGACAAGGAGGGCATGCCGCCGCGTACCCGGGAGATCCTGCTCGTCGACTCGGTGGCCGCGGCCGCCGGTGGCGCGGCCAGCGTCTCCAGCAACACGTCGTACGTGGAGAGCGCCTCCGGTGTCGGCGAGGGCGCGCGGACCGGCGTGGCCAGCCTGGTCACCGGTGTGCTGTTCCTGTTCGCGATGTTCTTCGCGCCGCTGGTCAAGGTGGTGCCGTTCGAGGCCGCGTCGACCGCGCTCGTGGTCGTCGGCTTCCTGATGATCAGCACGGTCACGAAGATCGACTGGACCGACTACACCATCGCGGTGCCGGCGTTCCTGACCGTCACGCTGATGCCGTTCACGTACTCGATCTCCAACGGCATCGGGGCCGGGGTCATCTCGTACGTGATCCTGAAGGCCTTCACCGGCAAGGCCCGGGAGATCCACCCCATCCTGTACGGGGTGGCCGCCCTGTTCGTGCTCTATTTCGCCCGGGGACCGCTGGAGTCCTGGGTTCTCTGA
- a CDS encoding MarR family winged helix-turn-helix transcriptional regulator, with translation MMERVVTTERATAEPLAKTLRDAITRLGRRVRQARPVGDLTFSQLSALTSLQLAGELTPRELADVERVQPPTMTKIVGKLEDRGLVARKAHPTDGRQVILAATEQGKAVYAQYEQDRNQWLAQALDRLSPEERETLAHAAEILQRVARG, from the coding sequence GTGATGGAGCGGGTGGTGACGACGGAACGCGCGACAGCGGAACCGCTTGCCAAAACGCTGCGGGACGCGATCACCCGGCTCGGCCGCCGGGTCCGGCAGGCCCGGCCGGTCGGCGATCTCACGTTCAGTCAGCTCTCCGCGCTGACCAGCCTCCAGCTGGCCGGCGAGCTGACCCCTCGTGAGCTCGCCGACGTGGAGCGGGTCCAGCCTCCGACGATGACCAAGATCGTCGGCAAGCTGGAGGACCGCGGGCTTGTCGCACGTAAAGCGCACCCCACCGACGGTCGCCAGGTCATCCTGGCCGCCACCGAGCAGGGGAAAGCCGTCTACGCGCAGTACGAGCAGGACCGTAACCAGTGGTTGGCACAGGCTCTCGACCGTTTGAGCCCGGAGGAACGGGAAACCCTTGCACACGCCGCGGAGATTCTGCAGCGCGTCGCACGGGGCTGA